CCATCCTGGGCACCCTTGGGGCGTCGCGCTCAAGTCGGTTGGGAGAGCGCGGTGAAAGTGGAACCGCCCGCCGCGTTTATTGAATTCGCACACGAGGTACGTCCATGCCCGACGGTCAGCGATCGAACGCGCTGAAGGCCCGACTCGACGCCGACGAGGTGGCCCTCGGCGTCCTCGACAGCACCTACAGTCCGACGCTGGTGGAACTGTACGGCGACCTCGGTCTCGACTTCGTCTGGATCGACCTGGAACACGGCGGCCCGAGCCCCTGGGACGCCGGCGCGATGGAGAACCTGTTGCGCGCGGCCGAGGTGACCGACACGGAACTCCTGGTCCGCGTCCCGACGAGCGAACCGGCACAGATCAGGAAAGCCCTCGACGCCGGCGTCCGCAACCTGTTCCTCGCCAGGGCCGAGGGGGCCGACGAGGTGCGACGCGCCGTCGAGGCCGCGCGGTTCCGGTACGGGGGCGGCGCCGGCAAGCGCGGGCTGGCGGCCCCGCGTGCCCGTCGCTGGGGGATGGCCGACGAGTACGTCGTCACAGAGGACGCCGAGACGGTCGTCGGCGTCACCGTCGAGACTCGTGAGACGCTGGACGACCTGGACGAGATCCTGGGCATCGAGGATCTCGGATTCGTGTTCATCGGCCCGCTGGACCTCTCGGTCCAGTTAGGCCACCCCGGGGAACTCGACCACCCGGAGGTCCGCGAGGCCGTCGAGATGGTCCGGTCGAAGGCCGTCGACGCCGGCGTCCCGGTCGGCGGCCTCGGCTTCGGCATGGACGACGTCAACGAGAAGGTCGACGAGGGGTACCAACTGCTCAACCTCGGGAGCACCGCCGGCGCCCTCCAGGCTGCGGTCTCGGACTGGCTGGACGCGTACGACGGCGACCGGAGCTAAGGGAGCGATTCCCCACAGGCGGCAGTGCCGTGGCTTGAAGTCGCCGGGCGTCGCCGTTGTGGTATGCGCGTCACTTTCCTCGGCACCGGGAGTGCGATGCCCACTGGCGAGCGGTTCCAGACCGGCATCCTGCTGGAGGCCGGCGGGGATCGCCTCCTGCTCGACTGCGGCAGCGGCGTGATCCACGCCCTCCAGACCACCGACGTCGGCTACGAGGGCGTCGACACCGTCCTCCTGACGCACCATCACCTCGACCACCTCGCCGACCTCCTCCCGCTCATGAAGGCCCGGTGGCTCGCCGGCGCGGAGTCGCTCGAAATCGTCGGCCCGCCGGGCACGCCGGACCTGGTCCGCGACCTGCTCTCCGTCCACGAGTACATGCAGAACCGCCTCGACCTCACCCTCCGGACCGTCGAGGACGGCGAGTCCTTCGAGGTCGCCGGCTTTTCCGGGCGAGCGAAGGCAACCCGCCACTCGATGCCCTGTCTGGCCTACCGTCTCGCTCACGATGCGGACCGCGACGGCGACACCGAGCCGCCGGCCTTCGGCTTCAGCGGCGACAGCGAGGCGTTCCCCGAGCTGATCGACTTTTTCGACGGCTGTCCCGTCCTGGCCCACGACTGCTCGTTCCCCGACGAGGTGGACGTCTCCAACCACCCGACGCCCGCCTCGCTCGGCGACGCGCTCGCCGCGGCCGACGCCGAAATCGGCCGGGTCTACCTCACCCACCTCTATCCCCACACCGAGGGCGAACACGACGCGATGCTCGACTCGCTGGGCGAGCGCTACGACGGCGACGTCCGCTTCGCCAGGGACGGCCTGTCGGTCGAGATAGCCTGACCGCACCCCCCGCTACTCACTCGAGTCGGTACCGCAGGACGGCCGCGATCTCACCGAGGTTCGACAGTTGCAGTCCGGGATCGAACTCGCTCGAGAACACCGTCACGGTGCCGCCCTGCTGTTCGACCGACTCGACGACGTCGTCGACGTCCACGTCCCACTCGCCGTCCGGGCCGCGTTCGCGCCGGAGCGCCTCGTCCAGCACGAGCAGGTGCTCCACCGCACCGAAATCGGCTGCCTTGGCCGTCTGTTCGGGCCCGTAGGCCGCCTTCTGCCCCTCGCCGATCTGTTCCATCAGTTCGTCGATCAGGTCCGCCTCCTCGGCGATCCGGGTCTGCTCCTGGACCTCGTCGACCGCCCCTCGCTTGAGGACTTCGTGGACCCCGCGATCACCCACCCCGCTGGTGTCGACAGTGGTGATCGACTCGGCCACCTCGGGGGCCGCGTCCTCGATGTAATCGAGCGCGTCCTGCTTCGTGAACCCTGGGCCCGCGAGGATGATCGCCGCGACGTCCATCCGTCCCAGCACGTCCGTCAGGTCCGAAAACAGTTCTTCGCGGGGGCGGGCGTACTCCCCCTTCCCGGTCGGCGCGTTGATGCTCGCTCGCTCCTCGGTCCCGTACTGGGCGACCGTGTGGACGTAGGCCTGCCCCTCCTCGACCGTCGCGATGGCGACGTCGGGGTTCTCCGAGGCCTCGACGGCCTCGTTCAGGCGCTCGAGTTGATCCGATTTCCAGCGCTTCTCGACCTCCAGTTCGTCGCGCTCCTCGACGTTGAGCGTGTGGTGGTGGCCCAGCTGGTCCTCCCGGGAGCAATCCACGATCTCGCCGCCGACCCGGAGCCGGTTGGCGAAGCGGGCGAACTCCACGTCGTCGACGGCGATGGTGACGTACATGTGCTCGCGCTCCCCGCCGGTGTCGCGCATCTGGTCGTCGTTGCGCTGGATGCGACGCGTGGTGTCCCCGCCGACGAGATCGCCGGGCTCCAGGACGTAGGTCAGGTGCCAGAGGTCGTCGAGCGTCTCCGGAACGACGGTGATTCGCTCCTTCCCGCCCTCGACCCGCACCCGGTCGGCGATACGCATACCCGCCGGTGCGGGGCTGTCGGGTAAGTGCCCTCCGGTTTCGCGACCCGATCGGTCCCCGTTCTTCTCGTTCGGACGGCCGACGGGATCAGTGCCGGGCGACCAGGCTCGTCCGCTGGGTCACGGGATCGATGTAGGCCACCAGCGACTCGCCGTCGGCGTCGACGTCCACCACCCAGACACTGACCTGTCGCTCGACGCCCGTGATCTCCCCGTCGCCGTACTCGCTCTCCGCGAGCGCGTCCTCGGCGATGGCCCGCGCGTCCGCGGCGTCGGTCACCGTCTCGTCGCTCTCGGGCAGCCGGACCGTCATGACCGGACAGTCCGCGTGGCGAACGAGTCGCTCCGCGACGCTCCCGATCAGCCGTCGCTCGACCCCGGAGCGCCCGTGCGTGCCCGCCACGATCAGGTCCGCGTCGATCTCCTCGGCGTACTCGAGGATCGCCGTCGCCGGATCGCCCGTCCGGATCTCCGTCTCGACGTCGACGCCGTGGACCTGCGCCATCCGCTCGATCCGCTCGACCGCCCGCCGGCCCTGCTCCTCGAGTTGGTCCCGGGACCCCGTGGCCTCCAGTAACGAACTCGCCGTCTCGTCGACCACGTGGAAGACCGAGACCGTCCCGCCGTACTGTTCGGCCAGGTCGATCGCCTGCATGGCGACGTGGGCCGTCCCTGTACTCCCATCCGTCGGAACGAGGATGCGTTCGTACACACCTGATCGAACGACTTTGGGCCGTATATTACCACAGCCACGTTCCCAATCCACGGGAACAACGCTCGACCCACACTTCTCGACGAGTCCGTTGTTCGTCGGATCGGGCATTATCTGGCCGATCCGCCCGGTGACTTAATCCCTCAGAGGACATCTCTCCGACCATCGATCGGTCATGGCTCACCACATCGACATCAACTGCGACATGGGCGAGAGTTTCGGCAAGTACACCAAAGGCCGGGACGCCGAGGTGATGCCCTACATCACCACTGCGAACATCGCCGGCGGGTATCACGCGGGTGACCCACACGTTATGCGGCGAACGGTCGCGCTCGCAGACGACCACGACGTCGATGTCGGTGTCCATCCGGGCCTTCCCGACAAACTCGGCTTCGGGCGTCGAACGATGGACGCCTCACCCGAGGAGGTTCGAGACTACGTCGTCTCCCAACTCGGCGCACTGCGAGCGTTCGCCGACCAACTCGGCGTCCCGTTCCAGCACGTCAAACCCCACGGGGCGATGTACACGATGCTCTCCGAGAGCGAGGATCACGCCCGAGCGGTGATCGAGGGCATCCTGGAGGTCGACGAGGATCTGATCTACCTCGCGACGGATATGAACATCTACGAGGTCGCACAGGAGTATTCCATTCGAACCGCGTTCGAGGGCTACGTCGACCTGGATTACCGGTCGGATCGGAGCGTCGTGATCCCGAAAGAGAAGACGGCCCGCGACCCGGAACTCGTCGCCGACCGATTCATCAGCATCGCAACCGAGGGCGTCGTGGAGACGCCGTCCGGCGAGCAGCTCGACATCCCGGCCGAGAGCATCTGCGTCCACGGGGACACCCCGAACATCGTCGAGATTCTGGCGGCGATTCACGACCGCCTCGACGACACCGATATCGAACTCACCGGTGTCGCCGACATCGTCTGACACGGATCGGTTTCCATCAGTTTCGGCGGCCGCCGCTCCCGGGGTCGACGACCGCCGGGATACCGGTACAACGATTCGTCCGAACGGGAAGCCCGCCCGAGTCGACCGCACGACGCCGTCGCTTCCCGCCGCCTTTTCTCACCGAACGGGCGGTAGTGCGCGGGAGCGGATTCGAACCAGAGGAAGAAATGCTCGCTCACTACGTTCGCTGCGCGTTCCTTCCTCTGGTTCAAATCCGCTGGCGATTCTGCTGCTCGCGGATTGCTCGCAGCAGAATGCGCGGGACCGGATTTGAACCGGCGGACCCCTACGGGACAGCGTCCTAAGCGCTGCGCCTTTGGCCTAGCTCGGCAACCCGCGCCCAGTCCTCTCTTTCCAGCGCCTCCGTATAAACGTCACGAGCGAGACCGACCCACGGAACCGCCACGACCCGGACTATTTGCGAACTAACTTATACGAACAGGCGGAACCCACGACCGAGAGATGCAGGTGGTTCCCGCGACGGTCCCGCGAACGCGGAGCGACCTCCACGACTGGATCGAGGCCCACTGGTTCCCCCTCCTCGCCGGGGGTGCCATCGCGCTCGTCCTCGTCGGGACACTCATCCAGGCGGTCGACAACCCCTGGCACGTCAGCAGCGACTCAGCCCTCTTCCAGCACGGGGGCTGGTACATCACCCAGGGCGCGACGCCGTACGTCGACTTCTGGGACCTCAAACCGCCGCTCATCTACGCCGTGACGACCGTCCTCGCGGTCCTCTCCGGCGGCAACATGGCCGTCCTCCACGTCCTCAGCGTTCTGGCCGCCATTGGTGCAATCGCCGCCGGCGTCACCGCGGTCGGCGTGCTCAACTACCGCCTGACGGGTGACGGCCTCGCGAGCGTGGCGGCCGGCTGGTCGGTCTTCGCCGTGACCACGCTGTTCACCTACCCCTACGCCGGGATCCGACCGAAGTACATGACCTTCTGCGTGGGAATGGTGGCGCTACTGCTGGCCTACGACGAGCGCTGGCTCGCGAGCGGTGCTGCCGCCGCCGTCGCCGCCGGATTCTGGCACCTCGGTGCGCCCCTCGCCGCCCTCGTGCTGGCGATGTCGTACTACGACGGGCGGCGAGCGGGCCTGCTTCGCGCCGTCGGCGGCGCCGCGCTGGTCACGGCGCTGGTGCTCCTCCCGTTCGTGCTGACGGACAATCTCGTCCCGCTGTTCGTCGAAGTAGTCCTCACGCCGCTTTACGGGGCCGGTGAGTACCCCCTCGCGAGCCGGCTGATCGAGCCGATCTACGAGGTCGGCTGGGGTGTGCTCCTCTTCCCGATCGGCATGTACGGCTGGTTCAGGGCTGCAGACGGCGACTGGTCCCGCTACTGGTGGGTCGCCGTCGGCGGGATCACCTACCAGGTCCTCTTCTTCGTCGAGATGGCCGGCGCGATCGACGCGGCGCTGGCGATCCCCTTCGCCGGACTCGGCGTGGGTGCGCTGATCGCCGACACGCCGACCCCGTCCCGACGGACGCTGCTACTGGGGCTCGTCGTCCTCCTGGTCGCCGGGAGCTACTACTGGAACGCCGACGGGACCGTCACGCCGATCCGCGACCGAATCGGCGAGCAGCAGGAGTCCTGGGGCGAAATCGACTACGGCCCGCTCGCGGCCGAACCGCCTGGCGTGCCGGACATGCAGACGATCTACTGGGAGCAACTGAAACCCGACACCTGCCACTACCGACTCGACAACAAGCAACGCGCCTTCGTCTTCCAGACCGGCGGGACCCTCCTCGAACCGACCTGCGGCGAGTGGCCGTTCGACCAGCCGCCGGTCCCCTGGATCTTCGACAGAGTCACTCCCTGGTGACGTCAGGATCGCCGATCCCTGATCGCGTCGGCCAGTGCGTCCGGATCCGCTGCGGTCGAGTCGCCGATCTCGATCGCGTCGCCGACCGCGATCTCCCCGGGTTCGACGACGTCGGCGCAGATCCCGCCGCGGCCGTCCGTCAGCGATCGGGCGACCCCCTCCTCGCCGGCGACCTGTTCGACGTGCGCACAGGGCGGTCGCGGGCGGGTCCCCTCCAGCACTGCGTCACCGATCTCGAACCGCGTCTCGAGGAGGTCGTAGACGTCGACCCCGCGCGTCACCACGTTCCGGCGGTGGCGGCCGTCGCGCAGGTCGATGCCGTGCTCCGATCTGATCCGCTCGATGGCCGCCGCATCGAGCAGCGTCACCTCGCACTCGTCGTAGCCCGAGTAATAGCCGCTCCCGCGGCGATAGCGGTCGCCTTCGAGCCCGCCCTGGACGGCACGGACGGACTCGACGGCTTCCATCGGGGCCGATCCCTCGTCGGTCACCCAGAGGCGTTCGACGGTGGGCGTCACGTGTCGCCCTACAGTCCGGGCGTCGAAAAGTCTCGCGGCGAACCAGCGAGTCGGCGACAGCGTTTTGATCGCCGGGCGAGCTACTGCGAACGTGTACCGCGCCAGCGACGAGGTCGAACACGCCGAGTGGCTCGCCGAGCTGGAAGCGGCCGCCGATCGACTCGACCTCGACGACGCCGTCCGTTCGCGCGCGGCGGACCTGTTCCTCTCCACCGTCCCAGCGGACGACCGCTCGAAGCGCGCGGCGATCGCCGCGAGTCTCTACGTCGCGACGCTGGTGGGCGGCGATCGACGTGCGCAGGGCGAGGTGGCCGACGCCGTCGGCGTCTCGCGACTCTCCGTCCAGCAGCGCTGGAAGGATCTGCTAGAAGAGACAGGACTGGACGCCCCGGACTGGTGACTCAGGTTTCGGTCTCGCGCTTGGGCCGGCCGTCGCGTTCGGGCGTGAGGTTGCCGTGTTCGTCGATCTCGCCCTTCACGATCCGCGTCGAGGAGATGATCTCGCCGTCGTCGGCGTAGACGTGCTCGACGACTTCGATCTCGAGTGGGTCGTGGCCGTTGTCGCGGCGGATCTCGTTGATGCGGCGGCCGCCCGTCTCCGTCTCCGGGGAGACGATGAGGAAGTCGAACTGCGGTTCGGTCGCGATCCCGGTCGGCTCGGTCAGTTTCCGGACCTCGTACTCGCGGTCGAAGTCCTCGGCGAACGCGGCGAGTTCGGCCTCGAGATCGCGCCGGCGCTTCTCGAACGTCCGGACGTGGCGATCCTCGTCGCGGGTCTTCGGTGCGAGTTCGTCGCTCGTCAGCCCGACGGTGACGTCGCCC
Above is a genomic segment from Halorientalis sp. LT38 containing:
- a CDS encoding HpcH/HpaI aldolase family protein codes for the protein MPDGQRSNALKARLDADEVALGVLDSTYSPTLVELYGDLGLDFVWIDLEHGGPSPWDAGAMENLLRAAEVTDTELLVRVPTSEPAQIRKALDAGVRNLFLARAEGADEVRRAVEAARFRYGGGAGKRGLAAPRARRWGMADEYVVTEDAETVVGVTVETRETLDDLDEILGIEDLGFVFIGPLDLSVQLGHPGELDHPEVREAVEMVRSKAVDAGVPVGGLGFGMDDVNEKVDEGYQLLNLGSTAGALQAAVSDWLDAYDGDRS
- a CDS encoding MBL fold metallo-hydrolase: MRVTFLGTGSAMPTGERFQTGILLEAGGDRLLLDCGSGVIHALQTTDVGYEGVDTVLLTHHHLDHLADLLPLMKARWLAGAESLEIVGPPGTPDLVRDLLSVHEYMQNRLDLTLRTVEDGESFEVAGFSGRAKATRHSMPCLAYRLAHDADRDGDTEPPAFGFSGDSEAFPELIDFFDGCPVLAHDCSFPDEVDVSNHPTPASLGDALAAADAEIGRVYLTHLYPHTEGEHDAMLDSLGERYDGDVRFARDGLSVEIA
- a CDS encoding mRNA surveillance protein pelota codes for the protein MRIADRVRVEGGKERITVVPETLDDLWHLTYVLEPGDLVGGDTTRRIQRNDDQMRDTGGEREHMYVTIAVDDVEFARFANRLRVGGEIVDCSREDQLGHHHTLNVEERDELEVEKRWKSDQLERLNEAVEASENPDVAIATVEEGQAYVHTVAQYGTEERASINAPTGKGEYARPREELFSDLTDVLGRMDVAAIILAGPGFTKQDALDYIEDAAPEVAESITTVDTSGVGDRGVHEVLKRGAVDEVQEQTRIAEEADLIDELMEQIGEGQKAAYGPEQTAKAADFGAVEHLLVLDEALRRERGPDGEWDVDVDDVVESVEQQGGTVTVFSSEFDPGLQLSNLGEIAAVLRYRLE
- a CDS encoding universal stress protein codes for the protein MYERILVPTDGSTGTAHVAMQAIDLAEQYGGTVSVFHVVDETASSLLEATGSRDQLEEQGRRAVERIERMAQVHGVDVETEIRTGDPATAILEYAEEIDADLIVAGTHGRSGVERRLIGSVAERLVRHADCPVMTVRLPESDETVTDAADARAIAEDALAESEYGDGEITGVERQVSVWVVDVDADGESLVAYIDPVTQRTSLVARH
- a CDS encoding LamB/YcsF family protein; this translates as MAHHIDINCDMGESFGKYTKGRDAEVMPYITTANIAGGYHAGDPHVMRRTVALADDHDVDVGVHPGLPDKLGFGRRTMDASPEEVRDYVVSQLGALRAFADQLGVPFQHVKPHGAMYTMLSESEDHARAVIEGILEVDEDLIYLATDMNIYEVAQEYSIRTAFEGYVDLDYRSDRSVVIPKEKTARDPELVADRFISIATEGVVETPSGEQLDIPAESICVHGDTPNIVEILAAIHDRLDDTDIELTGVADIV
- a CDS encoding DolP-mannose mannosyltransferase; protein product: MQVVPATVPRTRSDLHDWIEAHWFPLLAGGAIALVLVGTLIQAVDNPWHVSSDSALFQHGGWYITQGATPYVDFWDLKPPLIYAVTTVLAVLSGGNMAVLHVLSVLAAIGAIAAGVTAVGVLNYRLTGDGLASVAAGWSVFAVTTLFTYPYAGIRPKYMTFCVGMVALLLAYDERWLASGAAAAVAAGFWHLGAPLAALVLAMSYYDGRRAGLLRAVGGAALVTALVLLPFVLTDNLVPLFVEVVLTPLYGAGEYPLASRLIEPIYEVGWGVLLFPIGMYGWFRAADGDWSRYWWVAVGGITYQVLFFVEMAGAIDAALAIPFAGLGVGALIADTPTPSRRTLLLGLVVLLVAGSYYWNADGTVTPIRDRIGEQQESWGEIDYGPLAAEPPGVPDMQTIYWEQLKPDTCHYRLDNKQRAFVFQTGGTLLEPTCGEWPFDQPPVPWIFDRVTPW
- a CDS encoding MOSC domain-containing protein yields the protein MEAVESVRAVQGGLEGDRYRRGSGYYSGYDECEVTLLDAAAIERIRSEHGIDLRDGRHRRNVVTRGVDVYDLLETRFEIGDAVLEGTRPRPPCAHVEQVAGEEGVARSLTDGRGGICADVVEPGEIAVGDAIEIGDSTAADPDALADAIRDRRS
- a CDS encoding transcription initiation factor IIB family protein, whose amino-acid sequence is MYRASDEVEHAEWLAELEAAADRLDLDDAVRSRAADLFLSTVPADDRSKRAAIAASLYVATLVGGDRRAQGEVADAVGVSRLSVQQRWKDLLEETGLDAPDW
- a CDS encoding phosphopantetheine adenylyltransferase — protein: MKVALGGTFDPVHDGHRALFERAFELGDVTVGLTSDELAPKTRDEDRHVRTFEKRRRDLEAELAAFAEDFDREYEVRKLTEPTGIATEPQFDFLIVSPETETGGRRINEIRRDNGHDPLEIEVVEHVYADDGEIISSTRIVKGEIDEHGNLTPERDGRPKRETET